Within Archangium lipolyticum, the genomic segment CTCGGCCATGAGCTGGGCGATGACCATGCCCGCCTCGATGGTCTTCCCGAGCCCCACCTCGTCCGCCAGCATGCAGCCGCCACGCGACAGCGAATCCATCGCGAAGCACGCGGCCTCGAGCTGGTGGGGGTTGAGATCCACCTTCGCCTCGGCGAGCGCTCCCGCGAGCCGCTCGCGCGAGTCCGAGCTCTTGATGGTGAGCTCCTCGGCCAGCAGACGCTCGTGGAAGGGCGTCAGCGGCTTTCCCTGCTGCTCAGCATCCGCGCGGACCTCCGTCCCCGCCGCTGCCGCCGCCGCCGCATCCACCTCCACCCGCAGCTCCCTGAACTCCCTCGCGACCTCCGGCAAGTCCCTGTCTCCCCGTCCGTATGAAACTGGTGCTCGCACAGGCGTGTAGCACGAAAGGGGGGCCATTTTGGGAAGTGCGACGGATGTGTAAAGGGGGTCTTTTCCGAGGCCGAAAACTCGGCTCCGGAGCGATTGGCACGCTTTTTCTTCGGGAGCGTCGTCGCGCGAGCGTGTGCGCGAGGGTGTGGTGCGTGCGGGATTTGACGGAAGGAGTTACAGGATGCCCCGCGCCTTCACGTGCAGATAGGTGTTGACGGCCGCGGCGCCGAAGCCCTTCGCGGGAGCCCGCACTACGAGTGCACCCGCGTCTCGAAGCGTGAGCGCCGTGCGCTGGTAGTCCTCCTCGAGGCGCGTGGCGGCCTGACGCGCGTAGGCGTCCTGCTCGGAGGAGGGCACGCGGGTGGCGGCTCCCTGGAGGTCCTCGTCCAGCAGCGAGGCCACTACGGGCAGGTGGCGGGGACGCAGCGCCAGGGTGCGCGCCAGCAACGTGCCCGAGGCGTCCGGATCCACCAGGTCCGTGAAGAGCACCACCAGCGAGCGCCGCGAGGAGCGCGCGAAGGCGAAGTCGTAGGCGCGGCCGTAGTCGCTCTCTTCCAGGGCCGCCTCGGCGCGGTAGAGGGACTCGGTGAGCAGACGCAGGTGCTCGTGGCCCTTGCGTGGCGGGAGGTAGGCGCGCACGTCGCTGGCGAAGGCGAGCACGCCCACCATGTCCCCCGCGTCCAGGCTCACCTTGGCCAGCCGCAGCGCCGCGTCCACCGCGTGGTCCAGCTTGCGTCGGCCATCCACCCGGCCCGCCATGTGACGCCCGCAGTCGAGCAGCAGCAGCACGGGCTGGTTCCGCTCGGGCTGGTACACGCGCACCATGGTGCGGCCCCGGCGCGCCGAGGCCTTCCAGTCCACCGTGCGGTAGTCATCCCCGGTGCGGTACTCGCGCAGGGACTCGAACTCACGGCCCTCGGCGGAGCGGCGCAGGGTGCGTTCGGCGGGTGCATCCGAGGCCACGGCGAGCGCCAGGGCCTCCCGCGTCAGCGCGGAGAGATCCGGGTACACCTTCACGTTCTGCTCGAGGGGCACGCGGACCTGGCGCGCGCACAGACCCAGCGGGCCCAGCAGGCGCAGGTGCACATCCCCGAGGCGCAGGTCTCCGCGCGCGGGCGGCGTGAGGGTGTAGGTGAGGGTTGCGCGGGGCGCGTCCGGGGTGAGGGAGAAGGGCTGTTCGTGCCCGCGTACCTCTACGCCCGAGGGCACCTCGTCGCGCACGCGGCCTCGTACGGGCTTCTGTCCGGCCAGATCCAGCTCCAGGCGCACGGGGTTGGCGGTGCCCGAGGAGAGGACAGGTTCCACTCCGCGCCGCACCTCCACGTCCGAGGCACGAGGGGCGGAGAGGAAGTCGAATGCGCACAGCAGCAGCACCGCCGCGTCCAGGGCGACGGCGAGCCACACGAACGCGGAGCCGGCCACGGCGAGCGCCGCGGGCACGAGGGCCACCGCGACGAGCGCCACGGCGAGCCCCGTGGGGACGGGCCGTCCGAGGCTCACCGGGGGACCTGGACGCGCTCCAACGTCTGGCGGAGCACGTCGTCCGCGGTGAGGCCCTCCACCTCCGCCTCGGCCTTCAGCAGCAGACGGTGGTTGAGGACGCTGGGGCAGACGGACTTCACGTCGTCCGGGGTGACGAAGTCGCTCCCGTTGAGGGCCGCGCGGGCCTTGGCCGCCGCGAGCAGCGCCTGCGACGAGCGGGGGGAGGCGCCCAGACGCACGCGCGGGTTGGAGCGCGTCTCGCGGATGAGCCGTACCACGTAGGAGAGGATGGAGTCGTCACAGGCCACGCGCGCCGCCTGGACCTGCAACTCCGCGAGCGCGGAGGCGTCGAGCACCCGCTCCACCTGGGCGGCCTTGCCCTGGCGCTGGTGGAAGGCGCGCACCATGTCCAGCTCGGACTCGGGCGGCGGGTAGCCCACGCGCACCCGCATCAGGAAGCGGTCCAGCTGCGCCTCGGGCAGCGGGTAGGTGCCCTCCAGCTCCAGCGGGTTCTGCGTGGCCACCACGAAGAAGTGGGAGGGCAGCGCGTGCGTGGTGCCGTCGATGGTGACCTGCCGCTCCTCCATGGCCTCCAGCAGCGCGGCCTGCGTCTTGGGCGGGGTGCGGTTGATTTCATCCGCCACCAGCACCTCGGTGAAGACGGGGCCCTTCACCAGCTGGAAGGCGTTGTCCTGGGGCCGGAAGACGTTGGTGCCGAGGATGTCGCTCGGCATCAGGTCCGGGGTGAACTGGACGCGGGTGAAGGCGAGGCCCAGGGCGGAGGCCATGCTGCGCGCGGTGAGCGTCTTGGCCACGCCGGGGACGCCCTCCAGCAGCACGTGCCCGCGCGCGAGGAACGCGGTGACCAGATCGGCCACCACCTGAGGCTGGCCGAGCACCGTGCCCTCCAGCGCGTGGACGAGGCGCTCCAGGGCGGGGCTCCGGTTGACGGGGGCCGTGGCGGTGGCCACGGCGGTAGGCGACGACGTCATGACGCGGGCTTCTCCTTCAGTCCGAGCAGCGTGCCCGCCAGGCCCGTCAGCGCGCCCAGCATGCCGAGGAACACGCCCATGCTGGGGGAGGAGTTCATGATGGTCGCGTTGCCGATGGGCGAGGGCACCTCGGTGGCGTCATACGAGAGCTTCATGAAGATGATGCACCAGAGGACGGAGAAGACGGACAGGCCGAGCTGCGCCAACCAGGGGATGAGCACGTTGAGGTTGGGCAGCAACCGGCGCACGCGTACGGCGATGGAGCCGAGGATTCCGGCGGCCGCCAGCACGGCCATGAGTCCCAGGCTCATGAGCCCGAGGATCTCTCCGTCCTCGGCCGTCTCCTTCCAGGGGAGGAAGGCGGAGAGGATGACCACGCAGCCGCCCGCGAAGGCGATCTTGTCGGCGAGGCCCAGCACGCCCACGAAGTCGCGGAAGTCCTCGATGACCTGCTCGGGGGCGACGATCTGCCCGGTGCCGGTGTTGGAGGTGTCGCGGGGCGGGACGTAGTTGATGTCCGCCGGATCGAGCTCGGTCTGCTGCGGCTGGCGCCGGGGAGGGGCGGGACGGGCAGCGCCGCCAGCGGGGCGGGGCGCGGCGGTCCCTCGGGAGCCGGTGGAGGGACGGCCGCTCGCGGTGCGCGGGGGCGCGTTGCGGACGATGTCCTCCATGTTCTTGATGTTGGTGGCGTCCTCGTCCGGGAGGGCCGGGGCGGCGGGACGGGCCCCCGAGGCGGTGGTGACGCGGGGACGGGAGCCCGTGGCCGCGGCGCTCCGGCCGGCGGGACGGGACGCGGTGCCGCGCGTGCCCGGGGCGGTGCGCGGGCGGGTCGAGGCGGCCGGTTTGCGAGCGGGGGGCGGCCTGGAGTCCGGCGCGTCACCCGAGTCCTGGGGAGCGTCCGTCGAGAGGAAAGAGCCGTCGATGATGTAGTCGCAAGAAGGGCAGATGGAGGTGCCATCCGCGACCTTGTTGCCACAGCCAGGGCAGTTCAGGACCGGCGCTCCTTTTGAAGCGGAAAAGCGCCGAGCATCTTCCGGTGCCCGGTGGTCCAAGTCAAACGGCATCAAGAGGCTAACCCCTGGATTTTCGCGGGGAATTGGCCTAGGCGGAGCGGCCATGGGTTCTCTTCGCGCCGCCGTGCCCGCCTGTCTGCTGTGGAGTCTGCTGCTCTCGGGCTGTGTCCACTCCGCGCCGTCGCCGGACACGGGGGAGGGGAGGGAGGTGGCTGTCTGGGAGGATCGCCGCTCGCTGGCGGACGGGCGGCTGGTGGAACTGGCGAGCCGAGGGGCCGTGCCGGTGCGCGTGCGGGCGCTGCGTGCACTCGCTCGCATCCAGGAGCTTTCCACGCTCGAGGCCGTGCTGACCGGGCTCGGTGCAGCCGAGGCGCCGGTGCGCGACGAGGCCGCCTTCGCCGCCGGAGTGCTGGCGCTCTCGTGGGAGCCGCTCACGGACGCGGAGAAGACGCGAATGACGGAGGCGCTGCTCGCCGCCGAGGCCGGGGAGACAGACGAGGGTGTCCGGCGCACGCTGCTCGATTCGCTGGGCAAGCTGGCGACGCCGGGAGCGGTACGTCGGCTGTCGGAGCGGCTCGCGGATGGACGTCCGGGAGGGGCGGGGCGGGCGGCCGTGGCCCTCGGAGTGGCGGCGCGCAGGGGCGCGTCGATGGCGGAGGTTCCGCTGGAGCCGGTGTCGGCGCTGACGCGGCCCGGCCAGCCAGAGGAGTCCCGGTATGGCGGGGCCTACCTGCTGGCGCTCGCGAAACGTCCCGAGGCGTTGCCGTTCCTGCGTGGCTGCCTCGGGGACGAGGCTCCCGATGTGCGCGCCCTGTGCGTGAAGGGGATGGGAGACATGGGAGGCCCGGAGGACGCGGCCGTGGTGGGCCGGTTGCTGAGCGATGAGGCGCCGCGCGTGGCGGCCGAGGCGGCGCGGTCGCTCGCGAAGCTGGCCGGGCGCTGCGGTGGGGACTGCACGCCGATGGACGAGTTGCTGGCGCTGAAGTCCCGGGCCGGGAGCGTGGCGCGGGGAGACTCCGCGGCGGGCCATGCGCTGCTCGCGCTGGCACAGCAGGGATTGCCCGAGGCGGGCCGTCCGGTGCTGGTGGCGCTACGGCGTGCGCTCCAGGACGCGGTGCCGGGCGCGGCGTTCGAGGTGGCCACGGGTGACCTGATGAACCTGGACTGCCGATTGGCGGCGGCGCTCGATCGGCAGACGGGGACGCTCGACGAGGTCTTGCGCTGTGGCGGTGGCCGGGTGCCTGAGGCGCGGCGGCTGGCGCTCGGCCTGCGCGAGATTGCCCAGTCACGTGGGAAGGGAGGCGCGAGTGGTGCGGTGAAGTACCTCTCGCACCCGGACACGAGGGTGCGGCTGGCCGCGCTCGATGCGGTGTCGAGCCGTCCCGTGCCCGAGGCCGCCGGGCCCGTGCGGGAGCTCCTCGGCGGGAGCGACCCGGTGGTAGCCGCCTCGGCGGCGGGAGCGGCCGGGAAGTTGAAGGACGGGGAGGCACTGCCGCGGGTGCGAGTGCTCGCGGAGCGTGTGCCCCAGGAGCCGGACCTGGCGGAGCCGGTGGCGGGCGGGCTGGTGGACCTGGCGGGGAAGGACGCGGAGCCGGTGCTGAGGACATGGCTCCAGCACCCGCACGCCAACGTGCGCCGGGTGGCGGCCGAATTCCTCTCTGGCCTCACGGGTCAGCCCGTGCGAGCCCCTCACGTGGAGCTGCCAGCGGATGCGCGCCGTCCCGAGCCCGCTCCGGAGGGGACCACGCTCACCTTCCGCACGAACAAGGGAACGTTCACGGTGGCGCTGGATGCGGAGGCGCCGTTGACCTCGGGCAACCTGGTGACGCTCGCGCGCCAGGGCTACTTCCGAGGCATCACCTTCCACCGGGTGGTGCCGGACTTCGTCGCGCAGGGCGGAGACCCGCGCGGAGACGGGGAGGGTGGACCGGGCTACTCCATCCGTTGCGAGATGACGCGTCGGCCCTACCGCCGGGGGGTGATGGGGATGGCGCTGTCGGGCAAGGACACGGGCGGCAGCCAGTTCTTCTTCACGTACTCGCCGCAGCCGCACCTGGATGGCCGTTACACGGCCTTCGGCGAGGTGACGCGGGGTCTGGACGTGGTGGACCGGCTCCTGGAGGGCGACACCATCCTCGACGTGGAGGTGTCGCCCTGAGAGGAGGGGAGCTGCGCGGAGGTCCGCTCAGCTCGCGACGCGGTTGGGCACCTTGCCCGGCGTGAAGCCGGCCCAGAGTGCGTTCTCCGCGTTCTCCATGTCCTCGACCTTCTTGCGGATGCGCTGCCACTCCGAGTCCGGAATGCGCAGGAAGGCCTCGGCCACCTCGGGATCGAACTGCGTGCCCGAGCAGCGCTTGATCTCATCGCGCGCCACGGACATCGGCCGGCCCTTGCGGTACGGACGGTCCGACGTGATGGCGTCCACCGTGTCCGCGATCGCGAAGATGCGCGCCCCGATCACGATCTCCTTGCCCTTGAGCCCCTGCGGATAGCCCTTGCCGTCCCACCGCTCCTGGTGGTGCAGCACGATCAGCGAGGCCTCGTGCAGGTACGGCATCTTCGCGAGGATCTTGTAGCCGTACTCGGGATGCTTGCGCATCTCCACCCATTCCTCGGGCGAGAGCGGACCGGGCTTGAGCAGGATCGTATCGCTCACGCCGATCTTCCCGATGTCGTGCAGCAGCGCTCCCTGCTCCACCACCTCGAGCTGCTCCCCGCTCAGGGCGATCTCCTCACCGATACGCCTCGAGTACAGCGACACCCGGCGCGAGTGCCACTGCGTCTCGGTGTCGCGGTAGTCGAGCGCGCTGATGAGGCCATCGAGCAGGCCGTTGGTGCGCTCCACCACCATGCGTTCCAGGTCGCGGTTGATCGCGGTCAACTCCGCGTTCTTTTCCGCCACCTCACGCGTCAACCTCTCATTCGCCTCCACCAGACGGCAGTGTTCGAAGGCCTGCCGCACGGCACTGGTCAGCTCACTGAGCGACCAGGGCTTGCCCAGCAGGCGGAACACCTCACCCCGGTTGACGGCTTCGGATGCCGTGCGGAAATCCGCGGCGGCGGTGAGCATCAAGCGGACCGCGCGAGGATTCTTCTCGCGCAGCGTTCGCAGCAGCTCCACGCCGTTGAGCAACGGCATCATGAAGTCCGTCAGCACCACCTGGAAACCTTCTTCCTTGGCGGCCTGGGCCGGATCCGTATGGGTGATGACCTCGTAACCCTCCGACTGGAGAATCCGCGAAAGCGCGGCGAGAATGAGGGGATCGTCATCCACCACGAGGATGCGGTCCATGAACCAAGCCTCCCAGCCCTTACAGGACGGACGTTGAAGAACCGGGCTGTTATACACGGCTTCGCACCCAAAGGTCACACCCGCCAGGTGTGGGCTCCGCTTCTTGCTTGCTTCACAACCCCTCGAAACCTCTGTTCTTTCTGAAATCGGAGGGACGACCTGTCTCACGAGCCGCTTGCCTGTCCGGCTGGGGGTGGTCTATGGTGCGCCACATTGCTGCAATGTGGTGTAACTCCTTGATTTTAGGAGAGTTCTCCGATGCCTAGAGCCTCCGCAGGGCCGGTCCCGGTGGTGGTCATGGGGTTGGGAGTCATCGGGCAGGAGATCGCCAGGGCGGCCCAACTTTCATCCGAGGTGGAGTTGATCGGCGCGATCGACGCCAGCCCGCAACTGGTGGGACGGCCCCTGTCCGAGGTGCTCGGGGTGCCCGGGCTGACCGGGAAGGTGGCCGAGTCGCTGGAGGCGGCGGTGGGGCGGCGCAAGGGCGTCGTGCTGCTGCATGCCACGGGCTCGCGGCTCGAGCAGGTGATGGATCAGCTGCTCGAGGCGCTCAAGCTCGGCCTGCCGGTGGTCTCCACCTGCGAGGAGCTGGCCTTCCCCTTCCTCAAGTACCCCGAGCTGGCGCAGAAGCTGGAGCGCGCGGCGCAGAAGGCCGGAGTGGCGGTGCTGGGCACCGGCGTCAATCCGGGATTCGCGATGGACAGGCTGGTGGCCACCGCGGGCCAGGCATGCGGCCCGGTGCGCCATGCCACGGTGTCTCGCGTGGTGGACGCGCGCACGCGACGTGAAGCGCTGCAGCGCAAGGTGGGCGCGGGCCTGTCCGAGGACGAGTTCTTCGCCCTGGTGGACAAGGATCAGCTCGGCCACGTGGGCCTGGTGGAGAGCGCGGCCCTGTGCGCGCTGGGGCTCGGCATGGACTGCGACGACTTCGAGGAGGAGATCGTCCCCGTCTTCGCCGAGGAGGACATCACCGGGGGCGCCTTCCCGGTGAAGAAGGGCCGGGTGGCCGGCATCTTCCAGTCCGCGGTGGGCCTGGAGGAGGGGCAGGAACGGGTGCGGTTGGAGCTCACCATCGCGGTGGGGGCTGACAATCCGGGAGATCGCATCGAGATTGATGCGGACTCCAAACTGGTGCTGGAGATTCGCGGGGGCGTGCCCGGTGACCGGGCCACCGCCAACACGCTGGTGAACGCAGCCCCGCGCGTGACGGCCGCCGAGGCCGGGCTTCTGACCGTGCTCGAGCTTCCGGCCGGTCGTTGAAGGGAGAGGGACATGCTGGACAAGAACGCCATCGGACGGGCCTCCCCGCCGTTCCTGAACGAGGTGGAGAAGGGCGCCATCCGGCGCTTCGCCGAGTCCCTCGGCGACTACAACCCCATCTATTACGACGAGGAGTACGCACGGGCCTCGGGCTACCCCACCGTGGTGGCGCCGCCCACGTTCCCCGCCTCCTTCAGCTCGGCGGCGGATCTGCGCGAGCTGCTGGGTGTGGGCATCAAGAGCCTGCTGCACGCCGAGCAGTCCTTCGAGTACGAGCGGCCCATCTTCGCGGGCGATCGCATCTTCGTCGCCACCCGGGTGGCGGACGTGCTCGAGCGCACCGGCCCGGCCGGAAAGATGGATGTCGCCGTCATCGAGGACGAGGGCCGGGACGAGGAGGGCAACCTCGTCTTCCGCGCCCGCCGGACGCTCATCGTCCGTGCCGCCAAGGAGAATCCGTGATGCCCGCGCGCAAGCTCTACTTCGAAGGACTCCGCGTCGGTGACGAGTTGCCGGCGCTGGCCAAGGCTCCCATCGACCGCGTGCAGCTGTCCCGCTACGCCGGTGCCTCGGGCGACTTCAACCCCGTCCACGTGGACGAGGTGTACGCCAAGAGCGTGGGCATGCCCTCCGTGTATGCCCCGGGCATGCTCGTCATGGGCATGTTGGGCCAGCTCGTCAGCGACTGGGCCCGCGGCGGCCAGCTGCGGCGCTACCACGTGCGCTTCATCAAGATGGTGTGGCCGGGTGACACCATCGTCTGCAAGGGCCGCGTGAGCGACCGTCACGGCGAGGGTGGCCGCTACTTCGTCGAGGTGGAACTGTGGGCGGAGAACCAGCGCGGTGAGCTGGTGATGAAGGGCAACTCCACCATCCAGCTCTTCTACTCGTTGGAGGACGAGAACCGGCAGCGCTCCGGCCAGTCCCCCATCGTCGTGGACGTGCCGCGTGAGAGCCTCCTCAACGCCGCGGCGGCCCCGGGCGGGGAAGAGGACGACGAGCGCTCGGCCGCCACGTCGGGCTCCAAGAAGGCCCCCACCCAGAAGCCGGCCGCCAAGACGGCCACGGCTCCCGCCTCTCCGGCCTCCGTCGCCGCGAAGAAGGCCAAGAAGTAGGTCCACTACCGCTCATGTGCCCCTTCTGGTGGCGAGGAAGACCTCGCCACCCAACGCGAGGCGTCATTCGCGGTTGACTCTAAAATCAATCGACGTAACCTTTCCGTGTCCCAAGTGGGGCCGCGGACCGTCGATTGTGCGGCCGTGAGCCCCCCAACGTACGGGGAGTGGCAATGTCCGCCGGCATCAACACCTACAAGACCGACCTTCGGGAAATCTTCTTCACGCTGTTCGAGCAGTTCGGCTTCGGCCAGGTCGCCGGACAGGCCCCCTTCGACGCCTGGGGACCGGACGAGGCGCGCGCCGTCATCCAGGAGACCTACCGGTTCGCCAAGGAGGTCCTCGGGCCCCTCAACGCCTCGGGTGATCGCGAGGGCTGTCGGCTGGAGGACGGCAAGGTCATCACGCCCAAGGGCTTCAAGGAGGCGTGGAAGCAACTCTACGAGCAGGGCTTCAAGTTGGTGGGCGTGAGCCCGGAGCACGGCGGGCAGGGCAGCCCGATGATGCTGTACGTACTCATCGAGGAGATTCTGTCCGGAGCCAACTCGGCCTTCAACATGTACCCGGGCCTGGCCTTCGGCGCGGCGGAGCTGTTGGCCGAGTGCGGCACGTCGGAGCAGAAGAAGCTCTTCGTGGAGCGCATGCTCAACGGCACCTGGGGTGGCACCATGTGCCTGACCGAGCCGCACGCGGGCTCGGACGTGGGCGCGGCGAAGACGAGCGCGCGCAAGAACGCGGACGGCACCTACAGCATCCGCGGCACGAAGATCTTCATCTCGGGCGGTGACCACGACCTGGCGGAGAACGTCATCCACCTGGTGCTGGCGCGCATCGAGGGCGCGGCGCCGGGCACCAAGGGCCTGTCGCTCTTCATCGTGCCGAAGATCCGCGTGAAGCCGGACGGCTCGCTGGCGGAGAGCAACGACGTGACCGTGGGCTCCATCGAGCACAAGATGGGCATCAAGGCGTCGGCCACGTGTGTGCTGAACTTCGGCGAGAACGACGGCTGTGTGGGTGAGCTGGTGGGTGGAATCGAGAACGTCGGCATGAGCCAGATGTTCAAGATGATGAACGGCGCGCGCATCGCGGTGGGCATCCAGGGCCTGGCGCTGGCGAGCGCGGCGTACTTCAACGCGCTGGAGTACGCGAAGGACCGCAAGCAGGGCGCGCACGCGAGCAAGTGGAAGGATCCGTCGGCGCCGCGCGTGGCGATCATCGAGCACCCGGACGTGCGCCGCATGCTGCTGGAGATGAAGGCGCACGTGGAGGGCATCCGCGCGCTGGTCGTCAAGCTGGCCATGCACACGGACAAGGCGCACCAGCTGGCGGGCAAGGATGACGACAAGGCGGCGTACCACCGCGGACAGGTGGAGCTGCTCACGCCGCTGGTGAAGTCGTACGCTTCGGACCAGGCGTTCCGGCTGTGCGCGCAGGCCATCCAGGTGTACGGCGGCGCGGGCTACTGCCAGGACTACCCGGTGGAGCAGTACACGCGCGACTCGAAGATCTTCTCCATCTACGAGGGAACCAACCACATCCAGGCGATGGATCTGGTGGGCCGGAAGATGGGGCAGGCGGGCGGCGCGAACTTCCAGCAGTTCATGGCGGACGTGGGCGCGTTCATCGAGGGCAACCGCGAGCACAAGGTGTACGGTGAGGCGGTGCGGCAGCTGGCGGCGGCGCAGGAAGGCGTGATGTCGAGCGCCATGGCGGTGCTGGGCTGGTCGCAGGATCCGGCGAAGATGACGCTCATCCCGCTGTCGGCCAACCGCTTCCTGAACATGATGTCGGAGCTGGCGGTGGGCTGGCTGCTGCTGG encodes:
- a CDS encoding NAD(P)H-dependent amine dehydrogenase family protein encodes the protein MPRASAGPVPVVVMGLGVIGQEIARAAQLSSEVELIGAIDASPQLVGRPLSEVLGVPGLTGKVAESLEAAVGRRKGVVLLHATGSRLEQVMDQLLEALKLGLPVVSTCEELAFPFLKYPELAQKLERAAQKAGVAVLGTGVNPGFAMDRLVATAGQACGPVRHATVSRVVDARTRREALQRKVGAGLSEDEFFALVDKDQLGHVGLVESAALCALGLGMDCDDFEEEIVPVFAEEDITGGAFPVKKGRVAGIFQSAVGLEEGQERVRLELTIAVGADNPGDRIEIDADSKLVLEIRGGVPGDRATANTLVNAAPRVTAAEAGLLTVLELPAGR
- a CDS encoding HD domain-containing phosphohydrolase; amino-acid sequence: MDRILVVDDDPLILAALSRILQSEGYEVITHTDPAQAAKEEGFQVVLTDFMMPLLNGVELLRTLREKNPRAVRLMLTAAADFRTASEAVNRGEVFRLLGKPWSLSELTSAVRQAFEHCRLVEANERLTREVAEKNAELTAINRDLERMVVERTNGLLDGLISALDYRDTETQWHSRRVSLYSRRIGEEIALSGEQLEVVEQGALLHDIGKIGVSDTILLKPGPLSPEEWVEMRKHPEYGYKILAKMPYLHEASLIVLHHQERWDGKGYPQGLKGKEIVIGARIFAIADTVDAITSDRPYRKGRPMSVARDEIKRCSGTQFDPEVAEAFLRIPDSEWQRIRKKVEDMENAENALWAGFTPGKVPNRVAS
- a CDS encoding MaoC family dehydratase N-terminal domain-containing protein, translating into MLDKNAIGRASPPFLNEVEKGAIRRFAESLGDYNPIYYDEEYARASGYPTVVAPPTFPASFSSAADLRELLGVGIKSLLHAEQSFEYERPIFAGDRIFVATRVADVLERTGPAGKMDVAVIEDEGRDEEGNLVFRARRTLIVRAAKENP
- a CDS encoding AAA family ATPase encodes the protein MTSSPTAVATATAPVNRSPALERLVHALEGTVLGQPQVVADLVTAFLARGHVLLEGVPGVAKTLTARSMASALGLAFTRVQFTPDLMPSDILGTNVFRPQDNAFQLVKGPVFTEVLVADEINRTPPKTQAALLEAMEERQVTIDGTTHALPSHFFVVATQNPLELEGTYPLPEAQLDRFLMRVRVGYPPPESELDMVRAFHQRQGKAAQVERVLDASALAELQVQAARVACDDSILSYVVRLIRETRSNPRVRLGASPRSSQALLAAAKARAALNGSDFVTPDDVKSVCPSVLNHRLLLKAEAEVEGLTADDVLRQTLERVQVPR
- a CDS encoding DUF58 domain-containing protein — encoded protein: MSLGRPVPTGLAVALVAVALVPAALAVAGSAFVWLAVALDAAVLLLCAFDFLSAPRASDVEVRRGVEPVLSSGTANPVRLELDLAGQKPVRGRVRDEVPSGVEVRGHEQPFSLTPDAPRATLTYTLTPPARGDLRLGDVHLRLLGPLGLCARQVRVPLEQNVKVYPDLSALTREALALAVASDAPAERTLRRSAEGREFESLREYRTGDDYRTVDWKASARRGRTMVRVYQPERNQPVLLLLDCGRHMAGRVDGRRKLDHAVDAALRLAKVSLDAGDMVGVLAFASDVRAYLPPRKGHEHLRLLTESLYRAEAALEESDYGRAYDFAFARSSRRSLVVLFTDLVDPDASGTLLARTLALRPRHLPVVASLLDEDLQGAATRVPSSEQDAYARQAATRLEEDYQRTALTLRDAGALVVRAPAKGFGAAAVNTYLHVKARGIL
- a CDS encoding peptidylprolyl isomerase; translation: MGSLRAAVPACLLWSLLLSGCVHSAPSPDTGEGREVAVWEDRRSLADGRLVELASRGAVPVRVRALRALARIQELSTLEAVLTGLGAAEAPVRDEAAFAAGVLALSWEPLTDAEKTRMTEALLAAEAGETDEGVRRTLLDSLGKLATPGAVRRLSERLADGRPGGAGRAAVALGVAARRGASMAEVPLEPVSALTRPGQPEESRYGGAYLLALAKRPEALPFLRGCLGDEAPDVRALCVKGMGDMGGPEDAAVVGRLLSDEAPRVAAEAARSLAKLAGRCGGDCTPMDELLALKSRAGSVARGDSAAGHALLALAQQGLPEAGRPVLVALRRALQDAVPGAAFEVATGDLMNLDCRLAAALDRQTGTLDEVLRCGGGRVPEARRLALGLREIAQSRGKGGASGAVKYLSHPDTRVRLAALDAVSSRPVPEAAGPVRELLGGSDPVVAASAAGAAGKLKDGEALPRVRVLAERVPQEPDLAEPVAGGLVDLAGKDAEPVLRTWLQHPHANVRRVAAEFLSGLTGQPVRAPHVELPADARRPEPAPEGTTLTFRTNKGTFTVALDAEAPLTSGNLVTLARQGYFRGITFHRVVPDFVAQGGDPRGDGEGGPGYSIRCEMTRRPYRRGVMGMALSGKDTGGSQFFFTYSPQPHLDGRYTAFGEVTRGLDVVDRLLEGDTILDVEVSP
- a CDS encoding acyl-CoA dehydrogenase, translating into MSAGINTYKTDLREIFFTLFEQFGFGQVAGQAPFDAWGPDEARAVIQETYRFAKEVLGPLNASGDREGCRLEDGKVITPKGFKEAWKQLYEQGFKLVGVSPEHGGQGSPMMLYVLIEEILSGANSAFNMYPGLAFGAAELLAECGTSEQKKLFVERMLNGTWGGTMCLTEPHAGSDVGAAKTSARKNADGTYSIRGTKIFISGGDHDLAENVIHLVLARIEGAAPGTKGLSLFIVPKIRVKPDGSLAESNDVTVGSIEHKMGIKASATCVLNFGENDGCVGELVGGIENVGMSQMFKMMNGARIAVGIQGLALASAAYFNALEYAKDRKQGAHASKWKDPSAPRVAIIEHPDVRRMLLEMKAHVEGIRALVVKLAMHTDKAHQLAGKDDDKAAYHRGQVELLTPLVKSYASDQAFRLCAQAIQVYGGAGYCQDYPVEQYTRDSKIFSIYEGTNHIQAMDLVGRKMGQAGGANFQQFMADVGAFIEGNREHKVYGEAVRQLAAAQEGVMSSAMAVLGWSQDPAKMTLIPLSANRFLNMMSELAVGWLLLDAALLAERVGEKATGDEKAFYEGKKWSALWYARNVLPNVEQAARMMATEDTSSVEISNAAFGAI
- a CDS encoding MaoC family dehydratase, whose translation is MPARKLYFEGLRVGDELPALAKAPIDRVQLSRYAGASGDFNPVHVDEVYAKSVGMPSVYAPGMLVMGMLGQLVSDWARGGQLRRYHVRFIKMVWPGDTIVCKGRVSDRHGEGGRYFVEVELWAENQRGELVMKGNSTIQLFYSLEDENRQRSGQSPIVVDVPRESLLNAAAAPGGEEDDERSAATSGSKKAPTQKPAAKTATAPASPASVAAKKAKK